A single genomic interval of Prochlorococcus marinus XMU1406 harbors:
- a CDS encoding Villin headpiece domain-containing protein yields the protein MCFKVSKIFVIPLFFSFFLFDLNNQFNNVNANIKNSPAKKNDLDLYHGMGVSFLCNATRKGFDLDFPKTLNVASATFASVVLQKHGGKIIEKKKEQTVDMKQLQFISSLQLVESALQVCPDNVPEKIEKQFKIETERLKKLQGL from the coding sequence ATGTGCTTTAAAGTATCTAAAATTTTTGTAATACCCTTATTTTTTTCTTTTTTTTTATTTGATTTAAATAATCAATTTAATAATGTAAATGCAAATATTAAAAATTCACCTGCTAAGAAAAATGATTTAGATTTATATCATGGGATGGGTGTTTCATTTCTATGTAATGCGACAAGAAAAGGATTTGATTTGGATTTTCCGAAAACTTTAAACGTTGCGTCAGCAACTTTCGCATCAGTAGTTCTCCAAAAACATGGAGGAAAAATAATAGAAAAAAAGAAAGAACAAACAGTTGATATGAAACAATTACAATTTATTTCATCTCTTCAATTAGTTGAATCAGCTCTTCAAGTATGTCCAGATAACGTTCCTGAAAAGATTGAAAAACAATTTAAGATTGAAACTGAGAGACTCAAAAAATTACAAGGATTGTAA
- a CDS encoding SRPBCC family protein, translating into MNNPQEPVNHSNKNGYRTIEQTMEKLSGGTRRLAAQLTTSASFESLWNVLTDYDRLNIYIPNLLSSKKIYQKENNVHLNQVGAQDFLGMKFSAEVTIDLFEDKELGLLKFNLIKGDFRKFEGSWKIQRIKGTSKNSLIYDLTVQGCQWMPIGMIEKRLKKDLSENLIAVDRQAKSSMS; encoded by the coding sequence ATGAATAATCCTCAAGAACCAGTAAATCATTCTAATAAAAATGGTTACAGGACAATTGAGCAAACGATGGAAAAGCTCTCTGGAGGAACAAGGCGACTTGCAGCTCAACTTACAACTTCTGCGAGTTTTGAGTCTTTGTGGAATGTTCTAACAGATTATGATCGATTAAATATTTACATTCCAAATTTATTGTCAAGTAAAAAAATATATCAAAAGGAAAATAATGTTCACCTTAATCAAGTTGGTGCTCAGGATTTTCTTGGTATGAAATTTTCAGCTGAAGTAACTATCGATTTATTTGAAGATAAGGAGCTTGGCCTTTTAAAATTCAACCTAATTAAAGGAGATTTCAGAAAATTCGAAGGTAGTTGGAAAATTCAACGCATAAAAGGTACATCAAAAAATTCATTGATTTATGATCTTACTGTTCAAGGTTGTCAGTGGATGCCAATAGGGATGATAGAGAAAAGACTAAAAAAAGATCTTTCTGAAAATTTGATTGCCGTCGATAGACAAGCAAAATCATCAATGAGTTAG
- the malQ gene encoding 4-alpha-glucanotransferase: MPIESILEKKSLGVLMHPTSIPGGKVCGTFGRGAKDWIEKLHSHGIEYWQFLPLTPTDSTGSPYSSPSSFALNPWFLDMDDLIEKGFIFPSNEENLVPINQNEDHFDFDIADDYTKKLGHLLLQGWSSQSEERKINFNKWIRRNSWIEDFTTFVVIREEFNMLPWWEWPQEFKLKNNKFLKSWIKKKSEEILIKKLIQWHLDEQWSDIKNFAKSRNIKLIGDLPFYVSRDSADVWSNKSLFSIFKNGDLIFQSGVPPDYFSSTGQLWGTPTYFWSKHKRTNFDWWRKRFQRQFELVDILRFDHFRGLAGYWRVNGTSQTAIIGKWINSPGKTLLKKVKKDLGVNYLPIIAEDLGVITPDVEKLRKNFELPGMKILQFAFDGNEDNPYLPKNIKGENWVVYTGTHDNSTSVSWWEYLDYESKERIKDEYKFSENPSWDLIEIGMETNANLFIAPIQDILSLDDSSRLNKPGTTKNNWKWKLNRSLEEIEDNIKIFSELGNNFGRTRK; the protein is encoded by the coding sequence ATGCCTATAGAGTCAATTCTTGAAAAAAAATCATTAGGCGTACTTATGCATCCAACAAGTATTCCGGGAGGAAAAGTATGTGGGACTTTTGGCAGAGGAGCTAAAGATTGGATAGAAAAGCTACATAGCCATGGGATTGAATACTGGCAATTTTTACCTCTTACACCTACTGACTCTACAGGTTCTCCATATAGTTCCCCGTCTAGTTTTGCACTAAACCCTTGGTTTTTGGATATGGATGATTTAATCGAGAAAGGTTTTATCTTCCCTTCAAATGAAGAAAATCTAGTTCCAATAAATCAGAATGAAGATCATTTTGATTTTGATATTGCAGATGATTATACAAAGAAATTAGGTCACCTCCTTTTGCAAGGTTGGAGTTCACAATCTGAAGAAAGAAAAATTAATTTTAATAAATGGATCAGGAGGAATTCTTGGATTGAAGACTTTACAACATTTGTTGTTATCAGAGAGGAGTTTAATATGTTGCCTTGGTGGGAATGGCCTCAAGAATTTAAATTAAAAAATAACAAGTTCTTAAAATCGTGGATTAAGAAAAAAAGTGAAGAGATACTTATTAAAAAATTAATACAATGGCATCTTGATGAGCAATGGAGCGATATTAAAAACTTCGCAAAATCAAGAAATATTAAGCTAATAGGAGATTTGCCTTTTTATGTCTCTAGAGACAGCGCTGACGTATGGAGTAATAAATCATTATTTTCAATTTTTAAAAATGGAGATTTAATCTTTCAAAGTGGTGTTCCACCGGATTATTTTTCATCAACAGGACAATTATGGGGAACCCCAACTTACTTTTGGTCAAAACATAAGAGGACAAATTTCGATTGGTGGAGAAAAAGATTTCAAAGGCAATTTGAACTTGTGGACATATTGAGATTTGATCATTTCAGGGGTTTAGCCGGTTACTGGAGAGTTAATGGAACTTCTCAAACGGCAATCATTGGGAAATGGATAAATTCTCCAGGTAAAACACTATTAAAAAAAGTAAAAAAGGATCTAGGAGTTAACTATCTACCAATCATTGCGGAGGATCTGGGAGTGATAACGCCAGATGTAGAGAAATTAAGGAAAAATTTTGAACTTCCTGGCATGAAAATATTACAATTTGCTTTTGATGGCAATGAAGATAATCCCTATTTACCTAAGAATATTAAAGGAGAAAATTGGGTTGTCTATACAGGTACTCACGATAACTCTACTTCTGTTTCATGGTGGGAATATTTAGATTATGAATCTAAAGAAAGAATAAAAGATGAATATAAATTTTCAGAAAATCCCTCTTGGGATTTAATAGAAATTGGCATGGAAACTAACGCTAATCTATTTATCGCTCCAATACAAGATATATTATCTCTAGACGATTCAAGTAGATTAAACAAACCTGGCACCACAAAAAATAACTGGAAATGGAAGTTAAATCGATCTTTAGAAGAAATAGAGGATAATATAAAAATCTTTAGTGAGCTAGGTAATAATTTTGGGAGAACTAGAAAATAA
- a CDS encoding ribose-phosphate pyrophosphokinase has translation MTSFITAMQSKESNFNLTNSRLRVVSGTTNPKLAEEIASYLGIENVPLISKRFADGELYVQIQQSIRGCDVFLIQPTCAPVNDSLMELMIMVDACKRASARQITAVIPYYGYARADRKTSGRESITAKLTANLLEKSGVDRVLAMDLHSAQIQGYFDIPCDHIYGSPVLIDYLETLDLEEVVVVSPDVGGVARARAFAKLMKDAPLAIIDKRRSAHNIAESLTVIGEVKGKTAILIDDMIDTGGTICSGANLLKKEGANRIFACASHAVFSPPSYERLSTKNLFEQVIVTNSIPVMHKDNFPQLKVLSVANMLGEAIWRIHDESSVSSMFR, from the coding sequence GTGACAAGTTTTATCACGGCTATGCAGAGTAAAGAATCAAACTTTAATCTAACTAATAGTAGATTAAGGGTTGTAAGTGGAACAACAAATCCTAAATTAGCTGAAGAAATTGCATCATACTTAGGGATTGAAAATGTACCTTTAATATCTAAAAGATTTGCTGATGGTGAACTTTATGTTCAGATTCAGCAATCTATTAGAGGTTGTGATGTATTCCTGATACAACCTACATGCGCTCCAGTAAACGACAGTTTGATGGAGCTTATGATTATGGTTGACGCATGCAAGAGAGCGTCTGCAAGACAAATAACGGCTGTAATCCCTTATTATGGATATGCAAGGGCAGATAGAAAGACCTCAGGAAGAGAGTCTATAACTGCAAAACTAACTGCTAACTTACTTGAAAAATCAGGAGTTGATAGGGTCCTTGCTATGGATTTACATTCAGCTCAAATACAAGGATATTTTGACATCCCATGCGATCATATTTACGGCTCACCTGTATTAATTGACTATCTAGAAACTTTAGATTTAGAGGAAGTAGTTGTCGTCTCTCCTGATGTAGGTGGTGTTGCGAGAGCAAGAGCATTCGCAAAATTAATGAAAGATGCTCCGTTGGCTATCATTGACAAAAGGAGATCGGCTCATAATATCGCTGAAAGTCTTACAGTTATTGGTGAAGTTAAAGGTAAAACGGCTATTCTTATAGACGACATGATAGATACTGGCGGCACAATTTGTTCTGGAGCTAATTTACTAAAAAAAGAAGGAGCTAATAGAATATTTGCATGTGCATCTCATGCTGTATTTTCTCCTCCTTCTTATGAGAGATTAAGTACTAAGAATCTATTCGAACAAGTTATTGTGACTAATAGCATACCAGTTATGCATAAAGATAATTTTCCACAATTAAAAGTACTTTCTGTCGCAAATATGCTTGGGGAAGCTATTTGGAGAATTCACGATGAAAGTTCCGTTAGTTCTATGTTTAGATAA
- a CDS encoding helix-turn-helix domain-containing protein: MNILKNLFLLNKKSEKNKDLSSGLVDQYIEIAKLVKEARIQQNLTIEELSYISKIPERIINSIENNNKNIRPEYPFIRSILIKLEECLVLKKNSLLKLAVSERKSLKKEGKEFVFRKFDLINTWQGSLLYFFILVLTIFILKRYFILNVNVIEIQNIENQIIDK, encoded by the coding sequence ATGAATATTTTGAAAAATCTTTTTTTACTTAACAAAAAATCTGAAAAAAATAAAGACTTAAGTTCTGGATTGGTTGACCAATATATTGAAATTGCAAAGTTAGTAAAAGAAGCAAGAATTCAACAAAACCTAACAATTGAAGAATTGTCATACATTTCAAAAATTCCTGAACGAATAATAAATTCTATTGAAAATAATAATAAAAATATTAGGCCAGAGTATCCTTTTATAAGATCTATATTAATTAAATTAGAAGAATGCTTAGTATTAAAAAAAAATTCATTATTAAAATTAGCAGTTAGTGAAAGAAAAAGTTTAAAGAAAGAGGGAAAGGAGTTTGTGTTTAGGAAATTCGATCTTATCAATACATGGCAAGGAAGTCTTTTGTATTTTTTTATATTAGTTCTAACTATATTTATATTAAAGAGATACTTTATTTTAAATGTAAATGTTATCGAGATTCAAAATATTGAAAATCAAATCATTGATAAATAA
- a CDS encoding histidine kinase, with translation MNDKKELKLILVAARNQLSSNDIKSLIAYLESDDCDFEISLQISDPTEQPELLELHRLVAIPALIKVSPAPKQIFAGSNIFSQLQKWLPRWTQEGLTKNLGINLQPSKIDSIRTQKEFLLEDELLVLRQENETLTKRIESQERLLRMVAHELRTPLTAATLAVQSQKLGQIDISKLQEVIKRRLEEIELLSQDLLEVGTTKWEALFNPQKIDLGNISAEVILELEKFWRLRNIEIDTDIPSDLPSVFADQRRMRQVFLNLIENAIKFSEDSGSIKITMIHKTNQWVEITICDKGAGIPLSEQKRIFLDRVRLPQTSEGTSGFGIGLSVCRRIVQVHGGRIWVVSEIGVGSCFHFTVPVWQGQNKEQQYLTKG, from the coding sequence TTGAATGATAAAAAAGAGTTAAAATTAATACTTGTGGCAGCTAGAAATCAACTTTCTAGTAATGATATTAAGTCCCTAATTGCTTATTTAGAATCAGATGATTGTGACTTTGAGATATCTCTCCAGATTTCTGACCCCACAGAACAGCCGGAATTACTTGAATTACATAGATTAGTTGCTATTCCTGCTCTTATAAAAGTTTCCCCAGCTCCAAAGCAAATATTTGCTGGAAGTAATATTTTCTCTCAGTTGCAAAAATGGTTGCCTAGGTGGACACAGGAAGGATTGACAAAAAATCTTGGTATTAATTTGCAACCATCCAAAATTGATTCAATAAGAACTCAAAAAGAATTTCTCTTGGAAGACGAACTTCTTGTTTTAAGACAGGAAAATGAGACATTAACAAAAAGAATAGAGTCTCAGGAAAGATTATTAAGAATGGTCGCGCATGAATTAAGAACACCTTTAACTGCTGCTACTTTGGCTGTTCAAAGTCAAAAACTCGGACAAATAGATATTTCAAAATTGCAAGAGGTGATTAAAAGACGTCTAGAAGAGATTGAACTCTTATCTCAGGATCTTTTAGAGGTTGGAACAACTAAATGGGAAGCGTTATTTAATCCTCAGAAAATTGATTTAGGTAATATAAGTGCTGAAGTAATACTTGAATTAGAAAAATTCTGGAGATTAAGGAATATTGAAATTGATACTGATATTCCATCTGATCTGCCAAGTGTTTTTGCAGATCAAAGAAGAATGAGGCAAGTATTTTTAAATTTAATTGAAAATGCTATTAAATTTTCTGAAGACTCTGGTTCTATAAAAATTACTATGATTCATAAGACAAACCAATGGGTAGAAATAACAATTTGTGACAAAGGTGCAGGTATTCCTTTGAGCGAACAAAAAAGAATTTTTTTAGATAGAGTTAGACTCCCACAGACTTCTGAAGGAACTTCAGGATTTGGGATAGGGTTATCTGTCTGCAGGAGAATTGTACAAGTCCATGGCGGAAGAATATGGGTCGTCTCTGAAATTGGTGTAGGTTCCTGCTTCCATTTCACCGTTCCAGTGTGGCAAGGACAAAACAAAGAGCAACAATACTTGACGAAAGGCTAG